One genomic region from Leptospira tipperaryensis encodes:
- a CDS encoding host-nuclease inhibitor Gam family protein, translating into MSKPRNTKTHLIDLPDNNYKHRADLTQAIQSLGEIKRERDRIKSKTDDQISKLQLNLQDEVLPLDLKIQHIASGIKYFVDHNMEELFPDPEYKTCKLTTGVLKLRKIPASVKTRGSSKFLERILSENGLLKRINTLISKLGGVYVRVKLELNKELILAEPLKAMKKIGIEFNEESERLYITPNETEIEIEAVEDAA; encoded by the coding sequence ATGTCAAAGCCAAGAAACACAAAAACGCATCTTATAGATTTGCCTGATAACAACTACAAACATCGCGCCGACCTTACGCAAGCAATCCAGTCGCTCGGAGAGATCAAACGAGAAAGAGATCGGATCAAGAGCAAGACCGACGACCAAATCAGCAAGCTTCAATTGAATCTTCAGGATGAGGTCTTACCTTTGGATCTTAAAATCCAGCACATAGCTTCCGGAATCAAATATTTCGTAGATCATAATATGGAAGAGCTCTTTCCTGACCCTGAATACAAAACCTGCAAGTTGACCACGGGAGTTTTAAAACTTAGAAAGATTCCCGCATCGGTAAAAACAAGAGGGAGCTCAAAATTCCTTGAAAGGATTCTTTCTGAAAACGGCCTCCTGAAAAGAATCAATACTTTGATTTCAAAGTTGGGAGGAGTTTATGTCCGCGTAAAATTAGAACTTAATAAAGAACTAATTCTAGCGGAACCTCTCAAAGCGATGAAAAAGATCGGCATTGAATTTAATGAAGAATCCGAACGGCTTTATATAACTCCTAACGAAACCGAGATAGAAATCGAAGCCGTCGAGGATGCCGCATGA